Proteins encoded within one genomic window of Candidatus Sysuiplasma jiujiangense:
- a CDS encoding formate--phosphoribosylaminoimidazolecarboxamide ligase family protein encodes MIDRMNIQETARTFRAENLTVGVIGSHSAIDVADGAMQEGMRSIVVVQKGRDATYSKYLRTVRDGEGKVTRGVVDRTLVLSRFSDIMSKRSIDELLKNSVIFVPNRSFSSYCAVDDIENRFAVPLFGSRNLLRTEEREEKDNYYTLLEKAHLPYPETIEKPENIDSLSMIKLHHAEKKLERGFFTASSFEEYRRKSEAMLRAHVIDAESLRRARIERYIIGPVFNLDFFYSPLEERGEKIELLGIDWRFESSLDGHVRLPADQQLALPESQKIPEYTVVGHNSATIRESLLDSAFELAERYVGATQKHYPPGIIGPFTLQTCVDKDMNFYIYDVAPRIGGGTNAHIWSGHPYGNMLYGTNMSTGRRIAMEIKRAAAEDRIADVVT; translated from the coding sequence ATGATTGACAGAATGAATATCCAGGAGACAGCCCGCACCTTCAGGGCCGAAAACCTGACTGTGGGTGTTATAGGCTCCCATTCGGCAATCGATGTTGCCGACGGCGCAATGCAGGAAGGGATGCGCTCCATCGTGGTCGTCCAGAAAGGCAGAGATGCGACTTATTCAAAATACCTGAGGACAGTCAGGGATGGCGAAGGAAAGGTTACGAGAGGTGTCGTCGACAGGACGCTCGTGCTCTCCAGGTTCAGCGACATAATGAGCAAGCGCAGCATTGACGAGCTGCTGAAAAATTCAGTAATATTTGTGCCAAACAGATCCTTCAGTTCTTACTGCGCCGTCGATGACATTGAGAACAGGTTTGCAGTGCCTCTGTTCGGCTCCAGGAATCTTCTGAGGACTGAAGAGCGGGAGGAAAAGGACAACTATTACACGCTCCTTGAGAAGGCTCATCTGCCCTATCCAGAAACGATAGAGAAGCCGGAGAACATCGACTCCCTTTCGATGATCAAGCTTCATCACGCCGAAAAAAAGCTGGAACGCGGTTTTTTTACGGCATCAAGTTTTGAGGAGTACAGGCGCAAATCAGAGGCGATGCTCCGGGCACATGTGATAGATGCAGAGTCCCTAAGGAGGGCACGAATAGAGCGCTACATCATAGGGCCGGTGTTCAATCTAGACTTCTTCTACTCGCCCCTGGAGGAAAGAGGGGAGAAGATCGAACTGCTTGGAATTGACTGGAGATTTGAGTCCTCGCTCGACGGCCATGTGAGGCTGCCTGCAGACCAGCAGCTCGCGCTTCCGGAATCGCAGAAAATACCGGAATACACGGTTGTGGGCCACAACAGCGCAACGATCAGGGAGTCTCTTCTTGACAGTGCGTTCGAACTGGCCGAGAGGTATGTCGGTGCAACACAGAAGCACTATCCGCCCGGTATAATAGGGCCGTTCACCCTCCAGACCTGCGTTGACAAGGACATGAACTTCTACATTTACGATGTCGCACCGAGAATTGGAGGAGGTACAAACGCTCACATCTGGTCCGGGCATCCATACGGGAACATGCTCTATGGGACAAACATGAGCACAGGGAGGCGAATTGCCATGGAGATAAAGAGGGCCGCAGCCGAAGACAGGATAGCGGATGTAGTGACCTGA
- a CDS encoding glycosyltransferase, producing the protein MKATVPDSARRHSYETGIRRVFYSLYATIFLALEASLALFIIRWNHAASVALFAVLTVLFSGSSYGIARQLTALFTHYVQPPRLSSAPPGKRVAILYATMNDVVPECLAAIRQSYPCDVHIIDDSTNPEARTIVDGISAEHHYTVVRRNERRGFKAGAINDWLRQYASYDYIVLLDSDSYIPPDWVEEALKFSEHPSNSGVAIFQGMINIWNLDTGFVKALAAMTRIGQFVWERQLANVLDAVFCYGHNVLIRVSALKEVGGFVEGYVSEDFATAVALAEKNWHSRFVPLHTYEAMPENVRGFIKRQNKWTRGSMEFFGFSRKRLSKSRKLHLLQIPIGHITNLLLPLGMFLTVYGFSSTPSSAAGFFQHFLSNPVATYWSVPILRFMAILGVFVSAVSIAIRSVCGISWSAYLKHRWLSSAIASISIPYEFKSMIVYFIGGLRTIPVTPKNEIPLSPGEVLRISAYAMVMDGILWFGIVTVNPLGAVYNSIWLVPMMLSPLIIMRFGGRKSYLTDLSTTVDARVNPSCLFPDPAMVNTFLKAQHPRPVSGIQA; encoded by the coding sequence ATGAAAGCGACTGTTCCCGATTCTGCAAGGCGCCATTCTTATGAGACAGGCATCAGGCGCGTATTTTATTCGCTTTACGCAACAATATTTCTTGCACTTGAAGCATCGCTGGCCCTGTTCATAATCAGATGGAATCATGCGGCGTCTGTTGCTCTCTTTGCAGTCCTGACGGTTCTCTTTTCCGGAAGCTCTTACGGAATAGCAAGGCAGCTTACGGCGCTCTTTACTCATTATGTCCAGCCGCCGAGGCTTTCATCGGCTCCTCCGGGGAAGAGGGTCGCAATACTGTATGCCACCATGAACGACGTGGTTCCTGAATGCCTTGCTGCCATAAGGCAGTCATATCCGTGCGATGTCCACATCATAGACGATTCAACAAATCCTGAGGCGCGGACAATCGTGGACGGTATTTCGGCTGAACATCACTACACCGTTGTGAGGCGAAACGAGAGAAGGGGATTCAAGGCAGGAGCGATTAATGACTGGCTGCGTCAGTATGCGTCCTACGATTACATCGTACTGCTCGACTCTGACTCATATATTCCGCCCGACTGGGTGGAAGAGGCGCTAAAATTTTCCGAACACCCTTCCAACAGCGGAGTGGCGATTTTTCAGGGCATGATCAACATATGGAATCTGGATACGGGCTTCGTCAAGGCTCTTGCGGCGATGACACGCATAGGACAGTTTGTCTGGGAGCGGCAGCTTGCCAATGTTCTGGATGCAGTTTTCTGCTACGGCCACAATGTACTCATCAGGGTGTCTGCACTGAAGGAAGTGGGAGGCTTTGTGGAAGGGTATGTTTCGGAGGATTTCGCAACAGCTGTTGCCCTTGCGGAGAAAAACTGGCATTCAAGGTTTGTGCCGCTGCACACCTATGAAGCAATGCCGGAGAATGTCCGTGGCTTCATCAAGAGGCAGAACAAGTGGACCAGAGGCTCCATGGAATTTTTCGGCTTTTCGCGGAAAAGGCTCTCAAAAAGCAGGAAACTGCATCTGCTGCAGATCCCGATAGGTCATATAACGAATCTGCTGCTGCCTCTGGGCATGTTCCTGACCGTTTACGGTTTCTCTTCGACTCCTTCATCAGCCGCCGGTTTCTTCCAGCATTTCCTGTCAAATCCTGTGGCAACATACTGGTCGGTGCCCATTCTCCGCTTCATGGCAATTCTGGGCGTGTTTGTTTCCGCAGTAAGCATTGCGATCCGGTCCGTCTGCGGCATCAGCTGGTCAGCCTACCTGAAACACAGGTGGCTAAGTTCGGCAATCGCCTCAATATCCATACCTTACGAGTTCAAGAGCATGATCGTATATTTTATCGGCGGATTGCGGACAATACCGGTTACCCCGAAGAACGAAATTCCGCTGTCGCCGGGGGAGGTGCTCAGGATATCCGCTTACGCCATGGTAATGGACGGGATACTCTGGTTTGGCATAGTCACTGTCAATCCGCTGGGTGCAGTATACAACTCCATATGGCTTGTCCCCATGATGCTGTCACCTTTAATCATTATGAGATTTGGCGGCAGGAAAAGCTACCTGACCGACCTCAGCACGACCGTAGACGCAAGGGTGAATCCCTCCTGTCTCTTTCCTGATCCGGCAATGGTCAATACCTTCCTCAAAGCACAGCATCCGCGTCCGGTTTCCGGCATCCAGGCGTGA